From a region of the Mobula hypostoma chromosome 6, sMobHyp1.1, whole genome shotgun sequence genome:
- the LOC134347461 gene encoding uncharacterized protein LOC134347461 isoform X3, whose amino-acid sequence MDEPNGLILLPYLMILWSYKGPSTADNTPVSYQLGTMELQESPSNSTLPGLVSHRLTVFLPEDSNTTASRMDEGDAIYYILLVFGLAGAVVVFKMLDNYSTQKAINRLPFDFFEKEKQKKKKLFGNAKQKPGLVVENRAAVGFELDPSAVSAASEDSSRTIENV is encoded by the exons ATGGAtgagcctaatggcctaattctgcttccatatcttatgatcttatggtcttataaggggCCCtcaactgctgacaatactccag TGAGTTATCAGCTTGGGACAATGGAATTGCAAGAGTCTCCTTCAAACTCCACACTCCCTGGTCTTGTCAGCCACCGGCTGACGGTGTTTCTCCCCGAGGACAGCAACACCACGGCATCGAGAATGGACGAGGGCGATGCTATTTACTACATCTTGCTGGTGTTCGGCCTTGCCGGGGCGGTGGTGGTCTTCAAGATGCTGGACAACTACAGCACGCAGAAAGCCATCAACAGACTTCCGTTCGACTTCTTCGagaaagaaaagcagaagaagaagaaactcTTTGGCAACGCAAAGCAGAAGCCGGGTCTGGTGGTGGAAAACCGGGCGGCGGTGGGATTCGAACTGGACCCCAGTGCTGTAAGCGCGGCCAGCGAGGACAGCTCCAGAACAATTGAAAATGTGTGA
- the LOC134347461 gene encoding uncharacterized protein LOC134347461 isoform X4, producing MELQESPSNSTLPGLVSHRLTVFLPEDSNTTASRMDEGDAIYYILLVFGLAGAVVVFKMLDNYSTQKAINRLPFDFFEKEKQKKKKLFGNAKQKPGLVVENRAAVGFELDPSAVSAASEDSSRTIENV from the coding sequence ATGGAATTGCAAGAGTCTCCTTCAAACTCCACACTCCCTGGTCTTGTCAGCCACCGGCTGACGGTGTTTCTCCCCGAGGACAGCAACACCACGGCATCGAGAATGGACGAGGGCGATGCTATTTACTACATCTTGCTGGTGTTCGGCCTTGCCGGGGCGGTGGTGGTCTTCAAGATGCTGGACAACTACAGCACGCAGAAAGCCATCAACAGACTTCCGTTCGACTTCTTCGagaaagaaaagcagaagaagaagaaactcTTTGGCAACGCAAAGCAGAAGCCGGGTCTGGTGGTGGAAAACCGGGCGGCGGTGGGATTCGAACTGGACCCCAGTGCTGTAAGCGCGGCCAGCGAGGACAGCTCCAGAACAATTGAAAATGTGTGA